The following is a genomic window from Syntrophaceae bacterium.
CTTTTTCGAGTCCTCGAGACTGATGTTCTGGGACACGGTGACGAGATTGTCCTTCGTCATGACGCTGGAGACGGGCTGATCGAGGTTGGTCTCGAAGCGCAGGTCGCGGTTGGTCAAAATCCCCACGAGGCGGCGTCCCTCGACGACGGGGACCCCGGAGATCTTGTAGCGGCTCATGAGTTCGAGGGCGTCCTTCACCTTCTGCTCGGGCCCGATCGTGATGGGGTCCACGATCATGCCGCTCTCGGACTTCTTGACCTTGTCGACCTCGAGCGCCTGCCGCTCGATGCTCATGTTGCGGTGGATGATGCCGATGCCGCCCTCGCGGGCCATGCAGATGGCGGTCTGGGACTCCGTCACGGTGTCCATGGCGGCGCTGACGATGGGGATGTTCATCACGATCGTGTTCGTGAGGTTCGTCCTCGTGTCCACGTCCTTGGGCAGGATCGTGGACTCCGCCGGGATGAGCAGCAGGTCGTCGAAGGTCAGGGCCACGTTGATGTCTGTTTCCAGCATGAAATCCTCCAATCGGTTCGTCGCTCCGCGCGGGACACCGGGTGCGCCCCGCGCCTCTCAGGCGCCGTCGCGCTGCTGAATGTAGTACCGCTTGCCGTTCAGGGGAAGATAGTAGGCGTCCCGGGACTCGTCGTACTCGAACGCATCGGCGATCTGGTAGTAGCTCGACCGCAGGAATCGGGCCGGGTGGCCTTCGGGCTTGACCGAGCAGTACAGGACGTTGTCCCGGCTGATGGAGAGCGTCGAGCAGTCGATCTCTTCCAGCGTCTCGTCGCTGAGCAGGACGACAATGCGCTCGTTGCCCTCCTCTGGCTTCCCGAGCCGGTAGACGGCCTTCACGACGTAGGCCGTGTCCTCCACCTCGAGGGATGCGATGTCGTTTTCGAGCTCGATGTAGTAGCGTCCTTCGTCGTCCCGCTTGAGATTCTCGTAGAAGAGCTTCACGATGTCCTTGCGGAACATCTCGCTGCCCTTGTAGTGCCAGCCGCCCTCCTTGTCGATCCGGATGTGGCTCGGGGGAAGATCTTCTGCCCTGATTTTCATCGATTCCCGTCCCTCATCGCCGGCTGTCCAGCAGAATCGTCACGGGCCCGTCGTTGACGAGCCCGACCTTCATCATGGCCTGGAACTGCCCCGCGGCGACGTGGCGGATCTTCTCCCGGGCCCTGGACAGCATGTACCGGTACAGCCCGTCGGCCTTCACGGGGTCCGCGGCATCCGTGAAAGAGGGCCTCCGCCCCTTGCGGCAGTCCGCCAGCAGGGTGAACTGCGACACGACGAGGAGCTCGCCCGCCGTGTCTGCCAGGGAACGATTCATCTTCCCCTCGCCGTCCTCGAAGATGCGCAGGTGGATGATCTTGTCGAGGAGAAAATCGGCATCCTTTTCGTCGTCGTCCTTTTCGACGCCGAGCAGGACGAGGAGCCCCGCGCCGATGCGGGCGATCTCCGCCCCGCCGACGCTCACCGAGGCGCTGTCGACTCTCTGGATGACGGCTTTCATAAGGCCGCACGGCGGAAGGCTTCGGCCGTCCGGTACCCCCCTGTCGGTCGTTGCCGCATGTTAGCAATTATCCCTCACCCCTTCAAGCCTTTTCTGGAAAAACCTTCCGGGCTTGCCCGCCCGCCCCGGCGCTGCTATACTCCGGCCGCGGCGCCGCCGGTCGCGATCGGGGGACACGGGCGACCGACCGCACCGGGAGTGACACGACGGGATGGGGAAACCGTACGTTCTGCTCGTGAACCCGTGGATTCACGATTTTGCCGCCTACGATTTCTGGGTGAGGCCGCTGGGTCTCTACATCCTGGCTGCGCTGCTGCGCGGGGCGGGATGCACCGTCCGGCTGATCGACTGTCTCGACCCTGACTCCGACGGTCTGCGGAAGGCCCCGCGGCGCGGCGCCTGGGGTGAAGGGAAATTCTGCAGCGAGAGGATCCCCGTGCCTGAGGCCCTGGAGTGCATGGGGAGGCCCTTCCGGCGCTACGGGATGAGGCCGGAGCGGTTCCGCAGGCTTCTCGCGTCCGGCGGCAGGCCCGATGCCGTCCTCGTCGGCTCTATGATGACCTACTGGTACCCCGGTGTGATCGAGGCGATCCGGGAGGTCCGCGCCGCCTGGCCGGGGGTGCCGGTGATCCTCGGCGGGACCTACGCGACCCTGTGCGGGGCGCACGCCCGCGCCCATTCGGGGGCCGATTTCGTCCTGTCCGGCCCCGGGGAGTCGACCCTGCCCGGCGCCCTGGGCGAGCTCACGGCTTTCCCCGTCGCCTTCGACGTCGACGCCGGGGATCTTGACAGCTACCCCTACCCCGCCTTCGATCTCTCGGAACGACTCGATTCGGTGCCCCTCCTGACGTCCCGGGGATGCCCGTTTCGATGCACCTACTGCGCCTCGACGCTGCTCGGGGGCCCCTTCCGCGCGAGGGACCCCGTCCGGATCGTCGACGAGATTGAGCACTGGCACCGTCGCCGCGGCGTCGTCGATTTTGCCTTCTATGACGACGCCCTGCTCGTCGATGCGCCCCGGAGAGCCATCCCCATGCTCGAGGAGCTCCTGAGGCGGGGGCTCGCGTGCCGGTTCCACTGTCCCAACGGTCTGCACGCGCGGGAGATCTCGCCGCGGCTGGCCGCGCTCATGTTCCGTGCCGGCTTCCGCACGATCCGCCTGGGCTTCGAGACGGCCTCGGCCGAGCGACAGGAAGCGACCGGGGGAAAGGTGACGTCCGAGCACCTGCGGCAGGCCGTCGCGTACCTGCGAGAGGCGGGCTACCGTTGCGGCGACATCGGCGTCTACCTGCTCTGCGGCCTTCCGGGGCAGGATGCCCGGGAAGTGGCCTGCGGCATCGATCTGGTCAGGGCCGCCGGGGCCCGCCCCATCCTGGCCGAGTATTCGCCGATCCCCGGCACGGCCCTCTGGGGCGAAGCCCTGCGGCATGCCCGCTACGATATCGCCGGCGAGCCCCTCTTTCAGAACAATTCCCTGCTGCCCTGCCTCAGCCCGGCATTCGGACCCGGGGACTTCCAGGCGCTGAAAAACCGCGCGAGGCAGGCCGTCTCGGATGCCGAATCCCCCTGAAAGAGATTGAATTTTCCGTCACGATCCGTCATAATGCCGGCACTGCGGACCCGGATCCGGCGGGGCCGCGCGGAGAACCCGGTCACCCGGCGCGAAGGTTCATGACGTTGATCCTCTGGCTCAGGGAAATCCTCATCGGTGTGCTTTCTGCCTTTTTTCTCGTCTGGGGCATCTCCCTTTTGCTTTCCGCCTATGCCCTGCAGAACCCCGCGGAATTCGTCGTGGTCTTCTTCGCCGCCAATTTCATCGTCCTGATCAGCGGCACCGGCGTTCTCTACGCGCTCTTCCGCTTTCGGAAACTATGGAAGGAGAACCTCCGCCCGTCATGATTCCATTCGGAAAACGTCCGGCGCCCGTCGCCGGCGGCCCGTTTCGGGCCCTGCTCGCGGTGGCGGCCCTCGTCGTCCTCGTGCCCGCCGCATCTGCGGCCTACAACCTGGAAGACCGCGTCCAGCGGGTGACGCTCGAAAACGGCCTGAGGATCCTCCTCGTGGAGCGGCACACGAGCCCCACCGTCTCCCTGTACATCCGACACCTCGTGGGGGCCGCCGACGAGGCGGACGGGCAGACCGGGGCGGCCCATCTCCTCGAGCACATGCTGTTCAAGGGGACCCGCACGATCGGCTCGAAGAACTTCAAGGAGGAGGAGCGGGTGCTGAAGCGGATCCGCGAGACGGGCACGGCGCTCGATCTCGAGCGGATGAAGGGGACCCGTGCCGACGGGGCGGAGATCAAGCGCCTCGAGCAGCAGCTCAAGGCGCTGCAGAGCGAGGCCAAGGAGTGGATCGTGGAAAACGAGATCGACCGGCTCTACACCGAAAGCGGCGCCGTCGGCCTCAACGCGTCGACGGGCCAGGACGTGACGACCTACAAGGTCAGCCTGCCTTCGAACCGCATCGAGCTGTGGGCCCGCATCGAGGCCGACCGGATGACAAACCCCGTCCTGCGGGAGTTCTACACGGAGCGCGACGTCGTCATGGAAGAGCGCCGGCAGACCTACGAGTCCGTCCCCGCGCGGAAGCTCTCGGAGCTCTTCTTCGCCACGGCCTTCACGGCGAACCCCTACCGCCGCCCCATCATCGGCTGGCCCTCGGACATCTCCTTCCTGTCCCCCGACTATCTCGAGTCCTTCTTCAGGCAGCACCACGCGCCGGGCAACACGGTGATCGCCATCGTGGGGGACATCGACGCGGCCAAGACCGTGGACATGGTGAAGAAATATTTCGGGGCCATCCCGGCCCATCCCCCGATGGTGCGCCGCGTGACGGAAGAGCCCCCCCAGAGGGGCCAAAAACGGGTCACTCTCGTTGCGGACGCGAACCCGCACCTCATCATCGGCTGGCACAAGCCCACCCTGCCGGCCTTCGAGGACTACGTCTTCGACGTCATCGAGGCCCTGCTGTCGAAGGGGCGCACCTCCCGGTTTCACCGCTCCATCGTGCAGGGAAAACAGCTTGCCGAGGACGTGAGCGCAGCCAACGGCATGCCCGGTGCACGATACCCCAACCTCTTCATGATCTCCGGGACCCCGCGCCACCCCCACGGGCCCGATGATCTGGAGAAGGCCATTTACGCGGAGCTGGAGAGGCTCAAGAACGAGCCGGTGAAAAAGCAGGAACTGGACAAGATCGTCAATCAGCTACGGGCGGAGTTCATCCGCGAGCTCAGCTCGAACTCGGGCCTCGCGAGCCGGCTTTCCTACTATGAGATCATCACGGGCGACTACCGGTACATGACCCGCTACATCGAGATGATCGAGAAGGTCACCCCCAAGGACATCATGGAGGCGGCGAAGAAATACCTGACCGAGGAAAACCGGACCGTGGCCGTTCTCCAAAGGGAGGTAAAACCGTGAGGAACGCACTCGCCCTCGGCCTCGTTCTGCTCCTCATGGCCGCCGGGCCTTGCCCCGTCGGGGCGAAGGAAGAGCAGCCGGCGCCCGCATGGCCCGACCCGGACCGTCTGACGTACGGGGAAATCCGGTTCTCGCCGCCGAAGCCCGAACGGGTCGTCCTCGAGAACGGCCTCACCGTCTACACCCTGGAAGACCGCGAGCTGCCGCTCGTCCAGGTCTCGTTCATCGTCGGCGCAGGGTCGGTCCTCGAGCCGGACGGCAAGGCCGGCCTGGCGGAACTGACGGGCGACGCCATGCGGACGGGCGGCGCGGGAGAACTGAGCGGCGACGAGGTGGATGAGCAGCTGGAATACCTGGCGGCGCCGGTATCCGTCAACATCGGCATGGAATACGGGACGGGCAGTCTCTCGGTTCTGAAGAGGGACCTGGACAAGGCCTTCCGGATCTTCGCCGATATTCTCCGCAGGCCCGCTTTCGAGGAGGAGAAAGTCGAGCACGTCAAGAATCTCAAGATCGAGGAGCTTCGCCGCGTGTTCGACGCGCCGCAGCGGTTGGCGTTCCGGGAGTTCCGGCGTGCGCTCTACGCCGGGAACCCCCGTGGCCGGCTGGCGGAGATCAAGACGGTCGAAGCCGTCACGCGGGACGACCTCGTCGCGTTCCACGGGGCCCATTTCTTCCCCCGCAACCTGCGGATCGCAATCACGGGGGATCTCTCGAAGGAAGAGGCCCTTGCATTGGTCGAGCGGCATTTCGGCGACTGGGACGCGGAAGGGGATTTCAGCACCCCGCCCCTTCCGAAACCGCAGGAGCGGGGGCCCCTGCATCACTTCCCAAGGAAGGGGCTTCAGTCCACGGTGATCATCGGCACGATCGGGCCGGGCAAGGAAAGCCCCGATTTTCACGCCTTCACGGTCCTGGACCACATCCTGGGCAGCGGCGGGTTCCGCTCCCGGATCTTTCAGGAGGTGCGGAGCAACCGGGGCCTGGCCTACAGCGCGGGCAGCTTCTACGAGGGGCGGCAGGGCTACGGGACGTTCGGGGCCTACGCCATGACGAAGACGGAGTCCACGGGCCAGGTCCTGTCCGTCCTGCAGGACATCCTGAATGACGTGCGGGAGTCGCGGCTGCCGGCCCAGGATGTCCACCAGGCCAAACGGGCCATCGTCAACAGCTACATCTTCTCCTTCACGTCGTCTCACATGATCGCCTTTCAGCACATGGCCCTCGAGTTCCAGGGGCTTCCCGTGAAATTCCTGGCCGAGTACCCGGCGAAGATCGACGCGGTCACCCGGGAGGATGTGTTACGGGTGGCGGAGAAGTACCTGGACCCGGACCGCCGCACGGTCTTCGTTCTCGGCGACGAGACGAAATTCGACAAGCCGCTTCGGGCCTTCGGGACCGTGAAGCGTGTGCAGTGAAGGGACGCCATGATCGACAGGAGCACGTTCGAACGGATCCGCAAGCGCATCGACGGCTACGTGCCCGAGATGATCCGGCTGCAGGCCGCCCTCACGGCGATCCCGGCCCTGGCCCCCGAAAACGGGGGGGACGGGGAGATGAAAAAGGCGGCCTTCCTCATGGGAGAACTCCGGGCGATGGGGTTTGCGGACGTGGAGGGCTGCCACGCGCCCGACGGCCGGGTGTCGGCCGGCGTGCGGCCCAACCTCGTGGCGCGCATCCCGGGCCGGCACGCGGGCCGCACGGTGTGGGTCATGACGCACACGGACATCGTGCCCCCCGGGGAACTGAAGCTCTGGGAGCGGGACCCCTACGAGTGCTGGGTGCGCGACGGGAGAGTCTACGGGCGCGGCACCGAGGACAACCAGCAGGATCTCGTGGCGTCCCTCTTTGCGGCCAAGGCCTTTCTCGACGAGGGGATCCTCCCCGAATCGACGATCGGGCTCCTTCTGGCCGCCGACGAGGAGACCGGCAGCGGCTACGGCCTCGGTTACGTCCTCGAGACCCGGCGAGACTGGTTCCGCAAGACCGATCTCATCGTCGTGCCCGATGCGGGCAACGAGGAGGGGTCCATGATCGAGGTGGCGGAGAAGAGCGTCCTGTGGCTGCGGGTCCGGGTTTCGGGCAGGCAGTGCCATGCCAGCCGGCCCGCGCTGGGGATAAACGCCTTCAGGGCCGCATCGCATCTCGTGGTCCGGCTCGACGGCCTTGCCGGGATCTACGGGAACCGGGACCCCCTTTACGACCCGCCGGAAAGCACCTTCGAACCGACGAAAAAGGAGGCCAACGTCCCCAACGTGAACACGATCCCCGGCGAGGACGTCTTCTACCTGGACTGCCGGATCCTCCCCGTGTATCCCGTCGACGACGTGCTGGCGACGATCCGCGGCATGGCGGATGAGGCGGAGAGGCAATTCGGCGTGACGATCGCACTCGAGCCGGTGCAGAAGTCCGACGCACCGCCGCCCACGGCGCACGACGCGCCGGTGGTCCGGGCCCTGGAGGAGGCCGTCCGGGATGTCTACGGCGTGACGGCGACGCCCAGGGGGGTCGGGGGCGGGACGGTGGCCGCCGTCTTTCGAAAACACGGATACCCGGCAGCCGTCTGGTCGCGATACTGCCACATGGCCCACCAGCCCAACGAGTACTGCCTGATCGAGAACATGGTGGGCAACGCGAAGGTCTATGCGCACCTGTTCCTGCAGAAGTGAGCGAGAGTATAAATTCTGATCACGGGATCGTATCAGGATGCAGGTGTGGTTCCCGGTCGCCCGATTGGGATTCTGGAGAGCGAAGTTGGACGCGTTTTCGGTAACCGCTCTTCGTGAAGCGGAACGTCGGCAGCGCAGACTGTATGAGCCCGCGGGGCGAGTTTTTGCGCCTGCAGTGCAGCGAGCGTCAGAGCGGTCCAAAACCGCCCATTCTCGGAAAGAATTCCGAGTGGCTGAGTCGGGGCACATCGATTCGGGATTACACGCTTGAAGAACGAAACCACCAAGCAGCTCACGTTTCCCGACACCAACGCCCTGAAGACCCTGCTCGGGGGCGAGGACCGGAACCTGCGGCTCGTTGAGAAACTGGAGCCGGTCCGCATCTCGGCCCGGGGGGACCGGATCACCCTCGTCGGCGAGGCCCACGCCGTCGAACTCGTGGAGAACCTCCTCGGGCAGCTCTATCAGCTGATCCGGAAGGGGTTTCCCGTCTACTCCACCGACGTGGGCTTCGCGCACCGGATCCTTTCCGAGAACCGCTCCGTCCGCCTCGAGGAGATCTTCCTCGACAAGGTCTATATCTCCTCGAAGAAGAGGGTCATCACGCCCAAGAGCATCGCCCAGAAGCACTACATCGACGCCATCCGCAGCCACGACATGGTCTTCGGCATCGGGCCGGCGGGAACGGGAAAGACCTACCTGGCCATGGCCATGGCCGTCTCGTACCTCACGGAACGCCGCGTCAACCGGATCGTCCTCACCCGCCCGGCCGTGGAGGCCGGGGAGAAGCTGGGGTTCCTGCCCGGTGACCTGGTGGAGAAGGTGAACCCCTACCTGCGGCCCGTCTACGATGCCCTCTACGACATGATGGAATTCGACAAGGCGCAGGCCCTGATCGAAAAGGGCGTCATCGAGGTGGCGCCGCTGGCCTTCATGCGCGGCAGGACGCTCAACGATTCCTTCATCATTCTCGACGAGGCGCAGAACACGACGTCGGAGCAGATGAAGATGTTCGTCACCCGGCTCGGTTGGGGATCCCGCGCCGTCATCACGGGGGACGTGACGCAGATCGACCTCCCCGCCGGCAGGATGTCCGGTCTCGTGGAGGTGGAGCAGATCCTGAGCGGCACGGAGGGGATCCGATTCGTCTACTTTTCGGAGATCGACGTCGTGCGGCATCCGCTGGTCTCGGAGATCATCAAGGCCTACAACCACCTCACGCGGAGCAGAAGCGGCGCGAGGCAGGAATGAGGCGGGTGACGGGGTCGTCTGTGGAGGCGTGAGAATCCATGCAAGCCCGATCGAAAACGAAGGCGTCAACGGTTCGGATCTCGAGCCGGCAGCGGCTCGAGAAGATCGACCGTGCGGGCCTGCGCCGGGATTGCCGGAAGGTCCTGGCGCTGCTGGGGCTTGCAGGCCGGGAGTTGAGCCTCCTGCTTCTCGACGACGGGGGGATCCGGGCTCTCAACAGGGACTGGCTCGGTCGGGACCGGCCGACCAACGTCATCGCCTTTTCCCAGACCGAGGGCGATTTTGGAGGTCTCAACCCGGGGCTGCTGGGCGACGTGGCGGTCTCGGTGGAGGCCGCCCGGCGCGAGGCGCGGGCTGCGGGGATTCCCTTCGAGGACGCCCTGCTCCGTCTCGTGGTGCACGGGGTGCTGCACCTGGCCGGCTATGAACACGAAGGGCCCGGGAACGAAGCCCGGGCCCGTGTCATGGGCGCCGTGCAGGAGACGGTGTTTTTCGAGCTCCGCGGCTACCGGCTGGAGTGCAAACTCTAGGGGACGTTCTCAGCCCCCGGCGTTCGTGCTGCGGACCTTGATCACCTGGCCGCTCTTGAGCTGCGTGGTCTGCAGGTTGTTCATCTTCTGGATCTCCGCCGGCGTCGTGCCGTAGCGCCTGGCGATCTGGGTCAGCGTCTCCCCCTTCTTGACGGTGTGCCGTACCAGGGCCTGCTCGGCGGCGGGCTTTCCGGGCTTGCCCTTCTTTGCCGATGCGACCGCCGTGCCCCTCTCTTTCGTCCTGACAGGGACCTTCAGGACCTTCCCCGCCGTGATCTGGCTCTCGCTCTTCATCCCGTTGGCGGCCAGGAGCGACTTGGATGATACGCCGAACTTCTTCGAGATGGAGGCCGCCGTGTCGCCGGGTCTCACCTTGTACTTGACGATCTTCGTCCTGCGGTCCCGCTCCGGCGGCGCGGGCGGCTTCGACTCCCGGATCTGGTCCGCCACGAGCGCATACTGCTGTCCCATGCCCTGGGGGATCTTCAGATCGTAGGGCCGGTCCGGGGTGATCTGGTGTCGGAGCTCGGGGTTGAGAAGGACGAGCGTCTCTGCCGGGATGCCCAAATGGGAGGCGATGTCGGAGAGCTTCATCGTCCGGCTCGTCCTCACTGTTTCGAAGGCGATGGGCTTGGCGTAGGGCTCGGGGAGCTCCATGCCGAATTTTTTCGGGTTCTGGACGATGTGCAGCGTCGCGAGGAATCTCGGCACGTACCGGGCCGTCTCGTTGGGCAGCTGCCGGTAGAGGTCCCAGAAATGATCGAGGTAGTTGATCTGCTGCTGCGAGATGACCTTGAGAACGCGGCCTTCCCCGCAATTATAGGCTGCCAGGGCCGTGAGCCAGTCGCCGAAGAGTCCGTGCAGGTCCGAGAGATACGCGATGGCGGCCTGGGTGGACTTCTCGACGTTCATGCGCTCGTCGATGTAGAGGTCCCGGTTGAGCCCGTATTTGTAGCCCGTCGAGGGGATGAACTGCCAGGGCCCCAGCGCCCGGGCCCGCGAGAGTGCATGGACCTGGAATCCGCTCTCGACGAGGGGGAGCCAGGCCAGCTCCTCCGGCATCCCCGCCTGCCTGAACTGCTGCTTCATGAAGGGCAGGTAGTAGCCCGCCCTCTCGTAGGAGCGCTCGAAGAAATTCCGCTCGACCGTCTGGAAACTCCGGATCTCGCGTTCGACGTCGGCGTTCATGATGAGCGGGATCGCGCTCTGCCTGCCGACCGTCGTGACGCGCTTGCCCGTGTAGATGTCGAGGATCCTCCGTGCGATCAGGAGCCGCATGTCGTCTTTCTGGCGGTTGACGACGGTGCTGTCCTCTTCGTCGGAAAGCAGGATCCCATAGGCCCTGTCGAGGGCCTTGAGGGCGTTGTCGACATCCCCCTTGTCGCGGTAGGCCTGCGCAAGACGCAGGAGTTCGACGATCTCATCGACCTCTTCATCGATCTGCGAGTTTGCGCCGTCGAGCCCGTTGCCGCCGTTGAGCCGGACGGCCTGTCCGTTCGCGGGCGTTGCGGGGCGTGCCCCGGGCTCAAGAGCCCCGGCGGGCTTGCTGGCGGGATCGACGCCGGAAAACCCCGGGCCGAGCCCCTGGGGCTTCGTCTCCGCACTGCGCTGGGCTGCCGTGGAGGAACCGTTGGCCCCAAGGCCTTTTGCGGCTTTTCCTGCCGCGGCGATCTTGCCCTGGGGGTCGGTCTGGATCTGCGCCGTCGTCGAGCAGGCGCACAGGAAGAGGAGAATGAGGAGGCCGCAGCCCCACTTCAAAACCGGCATGTGCTTGGTCCTTTCACGGATGTTGAAGCCAGGTCGTAGCCCTTCCGGCTTCTAACAGACGCGGCTGCGGCTGTCAACGGGGAATTCCCCCGGAGACCCGGCAGGAGGTTCCCATGCAATTTCCGGTTCACCTGTCGGGGGACCGGGTCTGTTCGGCGCTGAGCAGGTAGGCCTCGATGAAATCGTCGAGATCCCCGTCGAGCACCCTCTGGACGTTGCCCACCTCGAGATTCGTGCGGTGGTCCTTGATCAGCTTGTAGGGGTGCAGGACATAGGACCGGATCTGGCTTCCCCAGGCGATGTCCTTTTTCGCCTTGTGCAACTCCTCCAGCTTCGCGCTCTGTTCCTGGAGCTTGATCTCGTAGAGGCGGGAACGGAGCACCTTCATGGCCATGGCCTTGTTCTTGTGCTGCGACCGCTCGTTCTGGCACTGCACGACGATCCCCGTGGGCAGGTGGGTGATCCGGACGGCGGAGTCGGTCTTGTTGACGTGCTGCCCCCCCTTGCCAGACGAGCGGTAGGTGTCGATCTTCAGGTCCTTTTCGTCGATGTCGACGACGATCTCGTCGCCCACCTCGGGGTAGACGAAGACCGATGCGAAAGACGTGTGGCGCCTCGCGGCGGCGTCGAAGGGCGAGATCCGGACGAGCCGGTGAATCCCTGATTCGGCCTTGGCGAAGCCGAAGGCATATTCGCCCTCCACCTCCACCGTGGCGCTCTTGAGCCCCGCCTCCTCGCCGGGCTGGAAGTCGAGGATCTGGGTCTTGAAACCGCGCTTCTCCGCCCACCGGAGGTACATGCGCAGAAGCATCTCCGCCCAGTCCTGCGCCTCCGTGCCGCCGGCGCCGGCATGGATCGTCAGGATGGCGTTGAGCCGGTCCTCATCCCTCCCGAGCATGCGGCGGATTTCCGCCGCCCGCACGTCCTCGGCGAGGCGCTGCAGGCCGCTCTTGACCTCTTCGAAGGTCTTGTCATCCCGGGCCTCGGCCGCCAGCTCGAACAGCACGTTTAGATCCTGCAGCTCCCGGTCGATCTTCGACCAGGACGCGACGGCGGATTCGATCCGGGTTTTTTCGCGCAGGACGTCCTTTGCCTTCTCCGGGTCGTCCCACAGGTCCGCCTTGGCGGTCTCCTTCTCGAGTTCCCCGAGGCGCCGGGTCAGCCCCTCGATGTCAAAGACAACCTCGGAGGGTTTCCGCCCGTTTTTTCAAATCCGACATCATTTCCTGGATTTCTTCCACCATCTCCTGTTTCCTCCCGGTCTGTAGAATAGCACAAGCAGGGCGATCAGGCACAGAAGGACGAACCAGTCCCCGTGCGCCGTGTACAATGTCCCGATCCGATGGATCTTCACGGGGGCGACCAGGGTCGTCCTCTCGAAGATCCCGGTTTGGGCCGTGATCCGGCCCGTCGCGTCGATCACGGCGCTCACCCCCGTGTTGGCCGCCCTCGCCAGGTAGAGCCGGTTTTCCACGGCCCTGAACACCGACATCGACAGGTGCTGGAACGGTGCAGAGGTCATGCCAAACCAGGCGTCGTTCGTGATGTTGACGAGCAGCGATGCCCCGCTGCGGCCGTAGGCCCGCCCGATGTAGGGGAAAATCCCCTCATAGCAGATCAGGAAGCCGACCCGCGCCTCGCCGGCTTCGACGGGCTCGAATCCCTCGCCGGCCAGGAAGTCGCCCACGCCGACGGCGAGCTTCTCGATGAAGGGGAAGAGCGGCCTGAGGGGCACATACTCCCCGTACGGCACGAGGTGAACCTTGTCGTACGTGCCCGCAATCGTCCCTTCGGGCGTGAGCACGACGGCGCTGTTCCGGAAGCGGAGCGCCCCCTCGTGGCGCGTGTAGCTCGGCGTGCCGAAGAGCAGCCATGCGCCGGTGGTCCGGGCCACGGCGACGACGGCGTCGTGCAGCTCGTCGCGGTTCTGGAACATGAAGGGCGTGGCCGTCTCGGGCCAGATGATGAGCCGGGCCCCCCTTTCCGCGGCCTCGAGGGACAGATCCCTATAGATCCGGAGGGTTTCCTTCTGAAACGCCGGGTCCCACTTGATGCTCTGGTCG
Proteins encoded in this region:
- the ybeY gene encoding rRNA maturation RNase YbeY, encoding MQARSKTKASTVRISSRQRLEKIDRAGLRRDCRKVLALLGLAGRELSLLLLDDGGIRALNRDWLGRDRPTNVIAFSQTEGDFGGLNPGLLGDVAVSVEAARREARAAGIPFEDALLRLVVHGVLHLAGYEHEGPGNEARARVMGAVQETVFFELRGYRLECKL
- a CDS encoding LysM peptidoglycan-binding domain-containing protein, which codes for MPVLKWGCGLLILLFLCACSTTAQIQTDPQGKIAAAGKAAKGLGANGSSTAAQRSAETKPQGLGPGFSGVDPASKPAGALEPGARPATPANGQAVRLNGGNGLDGANSQIDEEVDEIVELLRLAQAYRDKGDVDNALKALDRAYGILLSDEEDSTVVNRQKDDMRLLIARRILDIYTGKRVTTVGRQSAIPLIMNADVEREIRSFQTVERNFFERSYERAGYYLPFMKQQFRQAGMPEELAWLPLVESGFQVHALSRARALGPWQFIPSTGYKYGLNRDLYIDERMNVEKSTQAAIAYLSDLHGLFGDWLTALAAYNCGEGRVLKVISQQQINYLDHFWDLYRQLPNETARYVPRFLATLHIVQNPKKFGMELPEPYAKPIAFETVRTSRTMKLSDIASHLGIPAETLVLLNPELRHQITPDRPYDLKIPQGMGQQYALVADQIRESKPPAPPERDRRTKIVKYKVRPGDTAASISKKFGVSSKSLLAANGMKSESQITAGKVLKVPVRTKERGTAVASAKKGKPGKPAAEQALVRHTVKKGETLTQIARRYGTTPAEIQKMNNLQTTQLKSGQVIKVRSTNAGG
- a CDS encoding peptide chain release factor 2 (programmed frameshift) codes for the protein MVEEIQEMMSDLKKRAETLRGCLDIEGLTRRLGELEKETAKADLWDDPEKAKDVLREKTRIESAVASWSKIDRELQDLNVLFELAAEARDDKTFEEVKSGLQRLAEDVRAAEIRRMLGRDEDRLNAILTIHAGAGGTEAQDWAEMLLRMYLRWAEKRGFKTQILDFQPGEEAGLKSATVEVEGEYAFGFAKAESGIHRLVRISPFDAAARRHTSFASVFVYPEVGDEIVVDIDEKDLKIDTYRSSGKGGQHVNKTDSAVRITHLPTGIVVQCQNERSQHKNKAMAMKVLRSRLYEIKLQEQSAKLEELHKAKKDIAWGSQIRSYVLHPYKLIKDHRTNLEVGNVQRVLDGDLDDFIEAYLLSAEQTRSPDR
- the lnt gene encoding apolipoprotein N-acyltransferase, which codes for MLSFPKFGHGAVAWVALVPLLSSLRGLPVLPALLAGLLAGFVQYVGLLYWVTHVVVHYGRLPLALGIPVMMLLALYLSLYTGLFAAGVAFFRNRGIPAVAAAPLLWTVLEYAKSTLLTGFPWENLGHSQYLNLPLIQIADVAGSYGVSFLVVLVNAALAAFVGAGPDGRRRAFVGLAAAGLLLALAAGYGTWRLADVAARFDPVPERTVALIQGNIDQSIKWDPAFQKETLRIYRDLSLEAAERGARLIIWPETATPFMFQNRDELHDAVVAVARTTGAWLLFGTPSYTRHEGALRFRNSAVVLTPEGTIAGTYDKVHLVPYGEYVPLRPLFPFIEKLAVGVGDFLAGEGFEPVEAGEARVGFLICYEGIFPYIGRAYGRSGASLLVNITNDAWFGMTSAPFQHLSMSVFRAVENRLYLARAANTGVSAVIDATGRITAQTGIFERTTLVAPVKIHRIGTLYTAHGDWFVLLCLIALLVLFYRPGGNRRWWKKSRK